In Devosia sp. XK-2, one DNA window encodes the following:
- the ubiG gene encoding bifunctional 2-polyprenyl-6-hydroxyphenol methylase/3-demethylubiquinol 3-O-methyltransferase UbiG has protein sequence MSQTTVNDAEIAKFTAMAEQWWDPKGKFKPLHKFNPVRLGYIRDHLLGHFGRDGASLKPFEGLRILDVGCGGGLLCEPLTRLGATVTGIDAAERNIAIAKIHAEQSGLDIDYRATTSEALAEAGESFDVVLNMEVVEHVDNVPLYMKSCADLVAPGGLMFTATLNRTARSWALAIIGAEYVLRWLPRGTHDWKKFLTPEEINAQLRRNGLSVIDQTGVTFNPLADEWRTSPDMAVNYMVLAARPA, from the coding sequence ATGAGCCAGACCACCGTCAATGACGCCGAAATCGCCAAGTTCACGGCTATGGCCGAACAATGGTGGGATCCCAAAGGCAAGTTCAAGCCGCTGCACAAATTCAATCCGGTGCGTCTGGGCTATATCCGCGACCATTTGCTCGGCCATTTTGGCCGTGACGGGGCGTCGCTCAAGCCATTCGAGGGGTTACGCATTCTCGATGTCGGCTGCGGTGGCGGCCTCTTGTGCGAGCCGCTCACCCGGTTGGGCGCGACGGTCACCGGGATCGATGCGGCCGAGCGCAATATCGCCATCGCCAAAATCCACGCGGAACAATCCGGGCTCGATATCGACTATCGCGCTACCACCAGCGAGGCCCTGGCCGAGGCTGGTGAAAGCTTCGACGTGGTGCTCAACATGGAAGTGGTCGAGCATGTCGATAATGTCCCGCTCTATATGAAGAGCTGTGCTGATCTCGTCGCCCCAGGCGGGCTGATGTTCACCGCCACGCTCAACCGCACGGCGCGGAGCTGGGCCCTGGCAATTATCGGTGCCGAATATGTGTTGCGCTGGCTGCCGCGCGGTACGCATGACTGGAAGAAATTCCTCACCCCCGAGGAAATCAATGCCCAATTGCGCCGCAATGGCCTTTCGGTCATCGATCAGACCGGTGTGACGTTCAACCCATTGGCCGATGAATGGCGGACCTCGCCCGACATGGCCGTCAACTATATGGTTCTGGCGGCCCGCCCCGCCTGA
- a CDS encoding antibiotic biosynthesis monooxygenase, with product MIAVIFEVEPAEGRETAYLDTAAALRPLLDEIEGFISVERFKSLTHPDKVLSLSFFENEEAVVRWRNTAEHRRAQRMGRGGVFRDYRLRIAHVLRDYGLSGRDQAPSDSRAAHE from the coding sequence ATGATAGCGGTCATCTTCGAGGTCGAACCGGCCGAGGGACGGGAAACCGCCTATCTCGATACTGCCGCCGCGCTGCGGCCGCTTCTCGACGAGATCGAGGGGTTCATCTCCGTCGAGCGCTTCAAGAGCCTCACTCATCCGGACAAGGTGCTCTCGCTGTCCTTCTTCGAGAACGAGGAGGCCGTGGTCCGGTGGCGTAATACGGCCGAGCACCGACGGGCGCAGAGGATGGGGCGAGGCGGCGTGTTTCGCGACTATAGGCTGCGCATCGCGCATGTCCTGCGCGACTATGGCTTGTCCGGGCGGGACCAGGCGCCCTCGGACAGCCGTGCTGCACACGAATGA
- a CDS encoding NIPSNAP family protein, with amino-acid sequence MLTCIIRYQIDPTKKEQFAQYARNWGQAIPRCGADLIGYFAPHEGSTTLAYGIYNIASLADYEAYRARLAADPLGRENYEFANRERFLLREDRTFLKLVSAPHGIRS; translated from the coding sequence ATGCTGACCTGCATCATTCGTTATCAAATCGACCCGACGAAGAAGGAGCAGTTCGCGCAATATGCCCGCAACTGGGGGCAGGCGATCCCGCGCTGCGGCGCGGACCTGATCGGCTATTTCGCGCCACATGAAGGCTCGACCACACTGGCGTATGGCATCTACAACATCGCCAGCCTCGCCGATTACGAGGCCTATCGCGCACGGCTGGCCGCCGATCCGCTCGGGCGCGAGAACTACGAATTCGCCAATCGGGAGCGCTTCCTGCTGCGCGAGGACCGGACTTTTCTCAAGCTCGTCTCCGCGCCGCATGGGATCCGTTCATGA
- a CDS encoding winged helix-turn-helix domain-containing protein — translation MKEGPDIASIAALIGDPARANMLVALMSGKALTATELAAEAGITAQTASSHLARLHEGGLLLARKQGRHKYFGLASPEVAGVLEALMGLAAGAGHLRSRTGPKDKALRQARICYNHLAGDMGVQMFDSLVAQNFLDLSSGRLRLTEAGRDFAARLGVDIDTLAAGRSELCRECLDWSERRSHLAGSLGRAMLARFVELGWARLDKSTRIVTFTPTGLLQFGSMFEKRAAA, via the coding sequence ATGAAGGAAGGCCCAGACATCGCCAGTATTGCCGCCCTGATCGGCGATCCCGCCCGGGCGAACATGCTGGTCGCGCTGATGAGCGGCAAGGCACTCACCGCGACCGAACTGGCCGCCGAGGCCGGGATCACAGCGCAAACGGCGAGTTCGCATCTTGCCCGGCTGCATGAGGGTGGACTTCTGCTTGCCCGCAAACAGGGGCGCCACAAATATTTCGGGCTCGCCTCGCCCGAGGTGGCGGGTGTTCTGGAAGCCTTGATGGGTCTCGCGGCCGGTGCCGGGCACCTTCGCAGCCGCACAGGCCCAAAGGACAAGGCGCTGCGGCAGGCCCGCATCTGTTACAACCATCTGGCCGGCGACATGGGCGTCCAGATGTTCGATAGCCTTGTGGCGCAAAATTTTCTCGATCTGAGCAGCGGCCGATTGCGGCTGACGGAAGCGGGCCGGGATTTTGCCGCCAGGTTGGGCGTCGACATTGACACACTCGCCGCCGGCCGCTCCGAGCTCTGCCGGGAGTGCCTGGATTGGAGCGAACGCCGCTCGCATCTGGCGGGCAGCCTGGGGCGAGCGATGCTTGCCCGTTTTGTCGAGCTAGGTTGGGCGCGCCTGGACAAATCAACCCGCATCGTCACCTTCACACCGACCGGCCTGCTGCAATTCGGTTCGATGTTCGAAAAGCGAGCCGCTGCATAG
- the ilvD gene encoding dihydroxy-acid dehydratase, which yields MPAYRSRTTTHGRNMAGARGLWRATGMKDGDFGKPIIAVVNSFTQFVPGHVHLKDLGQLVAREIEAAGGVAKEFNTIAVDDGIAMGHDGMLYSLPSRDIIADSVEYMVNAHCADAMVCISNCDKITPGMLNAAMRLNIPVVFVSGGPMEAGKALVKGKLQALDLVDAMVMAADDHYTDEEVQAVEEAACPTCGSCSGMFTANSMNCLTEALGLSLPGNGSTLATHSDRKRLFQEAGHLIVDLARRYYEQEDESVLPRSIATKAAFENAMSLDIAMGGSTNTVLHILAAAHEGGVDFTMDDIDALSRKVPVLSKVAPAKQDVHMEDVHRAGGIFAILGQLDRAGLINRTEPTVHAATMGDAIDKWDISRTNSESVRQFYMAAPGGVRTTQAFSQSNRWKELDTDRTNGAIRSPDNPFSKDGGLAVLKGNIAIDGCIVKTAGVDESILKFTGPARVFESQDMTVKAILSNEIKEGDVVVIRYEGPKGGPGMQEMLYPTSYLKSKGLGKACALLTDGRFSGGTSGLSIGHASPEAAEGGAIGLVREGDMIEIDIPNRTVNVLVSDAELATRRAEQDKLGWKPAQPRKRKVTTALKAYAALVTSAAKGAVRDTKAIDKLWN from the coding sequence ATGCCTGCCTATCGTTCCCGCACCACTACCCATGGCCGCAACATGGCCGGCGCGCGTGGCCTTTGGCGCGCCACCGGCATGAAGGACGGTGATTTCGGCAAGCCCATCATTGCCGTGGTGAACTCCTTCACCCAATTCGTGCCCGGCCATGTGCATTTGAAGGATCTCGGTCAACTGGTGGCCCGCGAGATCGAGGCGGCCGGTGGCGTTGCCAAGGAATTCAACACCATCGCCGTGGATGACGGCATCGCCATGGGCCATGACGGCATGCTCTATTCCCTGCCCAGCCGCGACATCATCGCGGACTCGGTGGAATATATGGTCAATGCCCATTGCGCCGACGCCATGGTCTGCATTTCCAATTGCGACAAGATCACCCCCGGCATGCTCAATGCCGCCATGCGTTTGAACATCCCCGTGGTCTTCGTTTCCGGCGGCCCGATGGAAGCGGGCAAGGCGCTGGTCAAGGGCAAGCTCCAGGCGCTCGACCTGGTCGACGCCATGGTGATGGCCGCCGACGACCATTATACCGATGAGGAAGTGCAGGCCGTCGAAGAAGCCGCCTGCCCCACCTGTGGCTCCTGCTCGGGCATGTTCACCGCCAATTCCATGAACTGCCTGACCGAGGCCCTCGGCCTCTCGCTGCCGGGCAATGGCTCGACCCTGGCCACCCATTCGGACCGCAAGCGCCTGTTCCAGGAGGCCGGCCACCTGATCGTCGATCTGGCCCGCCGCTATTATGAGCAGGAGGACGAGAGCGTGCTGCCCCGCTCCATCGCCACCAAGGCCGCCTTTGAAAACGCCATGAGCCTCGACATCGCCATGGGCGGCTCGACCAATACCGTGCTGCACATCCTGGCCGCGGCCCATGAAGGCGGCGTCGATTTCACCATGGACGATATCGATGCGCTCTCGCGCAAAGTGCCGGTGCTCTCGAAAGTCGCCCCTGCCAAGCAGGACGTGCATATGGAAGATGTACACCGCGCCGGCGGCATTTTCGCCATTCTCGGCCAGCTCGACCGTGCGGGCCTGATCAACCGCACCGAACCCACGGTCCACGCCGCCACCATGGGCGATGCCATCGACAAATGGGATATTTCCCGCACCAATTCGGAAAGCGTGCGCCAGTTCTATATGGCCGCGCCCGGCGGCGTGCGCACCACCCAGGCCTTTTCCCAGTCCAATCGCTGGAAGGAATTGGACACCGACCGCACTAATGGCGCCATCCGCTCGCCCGACAATCCTTTCTCCAAGGATGGGGGCCTCGCCGTGCTCAAGGGCAATATCGCCATCGATGGCTGCATCGTGAAGACCGCGGGCGTGGACGAGTCGATCCTCAAGTTCACCGGCCCGGCCCGCGTCTTCGAGAGCCAGGACATGACGGTCAAGGCCATCCTTTCCAATGAGATCAAGGAAGGCGACGTAGTCGTCATCCGTTATGAAGGCCCCAAGGGCGGCCCGGGCATGCAGGAAATGCTCTATCCCACGAGCTATCTCAAATCCAAGGGTCTCGGCAAAGCCTGTGCGCTCCTGACCGATGGCCGCTTTTCGGGCGGCACCTCGGGCCTCTCCATCGGCCATGCCTCCCCCGAAGCGGCCGAAGGCGGCGCCATTGGCCTGGTTCGCGAGGGCGACATGATCGAGATCGACATCCCCAACCGCACCGTCAATGTGCTGGTCTCCGATGCCGAACTGGCCACCCGCCGTGCCGAGCAGGATAAGCTCGGCTGGAAGCCGGCCCAGCCCCGCAAGCGCAAGGTGACGACTGCACTCAAGGCCTATGCCGCCCTGGTAACCTCGGCCGCCAAGGGTGCCGTGCGCGACACCAAGGCGATCGACAAGCTCTGGAACTGA
- a CDS encoding GNAT family N-acetyltransferase, with product MPDYRIDPFPAEAELDQLWRRAWNAPLARPMRPVLERSLGHVGAYEGGELIGFVNIAWDGGVHAFLLDTCTDPAHRRRGIATELVRQAQALARKRGAEWLHVDYEPHLDGFYRGCGFRPSAAGVMKLS from the coding sequence TTGCCGGACTACCGCATCGATCCCTTTCCCGCCGAAGCGGAGCTGGACCAGTTGTGGCGGCGCGCCTGGAACGCGCCGCTGGCCCGGCCGATGCGTCCTGTCCTGGAGCGAAGCCTGGGCCATGTCGGCGCCTATGAAGGCGGCGAGCTGATCGGCTTCGTCAATATCGCCTGGGATGGCGGCGTCCACGCCTTCCTGCTCGACACCTGCACCGATCCGGCCCATCGACGGCGCGGCATTGCAACCGAGCTGGTCCGCCAGGCCCAGGCCCTGGCGCGCAAACGCGGCGCCGAATGGCTCCACGTGGATTACGAGCCCCATCTCGACGGCTTTTATCGCGGCTGCGGCTTCCGCCCGAGCGCCGCCGGTGTCATGAAATTGTCGTGA
- a CDS encoding MmcQ/YjbR family DNA-binding protein — MSLFVRDGFDAALTTLPGVTLVDQWEARVAKVGGKVFCLLSDAAPHSLVFKCGEESFDILTSLTGVRQAAYFAKRQWVNVAADSELSDEDVLAYAKRSHALVAKGLTKKLRVELGII; from the coding sequence TTGAGCCTTTTTGTTCGTGACGGCTTCGATGCAGCGCTGACCACCTTGCCGGGTGTGACACTTGTCGATCAGTGGGAGGCGCGCGTCGCCAAGGTGGGCGGCAAGGTCTTCTGCCTACTCTCGGACGCGGCACCGCACAGCCTCGTATTCAAATGCGGCGAAGAGAGTTTCGATATCCTCACCAGCCTGACGGGGGTCCGGCAGGCTGCCTATTTCGCCAAGCGGCAATGGGTCAATGTTGCCGCCGATTCAGAGCTCAGCGATGAGGATGTGCTGGCCTATGCCAAACGCTCACATGCCCTGGTGGCCAAAGGGCTGACCAAGAAGCTGCGGGTCGAGCTCGGCATCATTTAA
- a CDS encoding DUF1178 family protein yields MIQYLLQCSNGHRYEAWFKSAAAYDEQQARGIVTCAQCGDAHVEKAPMAPNVARTDSDRVPLSANHPEAAKIRAMLRQYRQKVMSEAENVGDRFAEEARKIHFEEAEARGIYGEATKDEVLGLIEDGVEFLPLPDIGEDN; encoded by the coding sequence GTGATCCAGTATTTGCTTCAATGTTCAAATGGCCATCGCTACGAGGCCTGGTTCAAAAGCGCCGCCGCCTATGACGAGCAGCAGGCGCGCGGCATCGTGACCTGCGCCCAATGCGGCGATGCCCATGTCGAAAAAGCCCCCATGGCGCCCAATGTGGCGCGCACGGATAGTGACAGGGTGCCGCTGAGCGCCAATCATCCCGAAGCTGCCAAAATTCGCGCCATGCTGCGCCAATACCGGCAGAAGGTGATGAGCGAGGCCGAAAATGTCGGCGACCGCTTTGCCGAAGAAGCCCGCAAGATCCATTTCGAAGAGGCTGAGGCGCGCGGCATCTATGGCGAGGCAACGAAAGACGAAGTGCTTGGCCTGATCGAGGATGGCGTCGAATTCCTGCCTCTGCCCGATATCGGTGAAGACAATTGA
- a CDS encoding carbon-nitrogen hydrolase family protein, which translates to MRIAAIQMCSGLDPAANLAALEPLLAEAAGQGVDYVLTPEVTMIFPEDREQLRSVAAPFEGHPQLALVGRLARQHGIFVQIGSLPIPLEDGRFANRSVLFGPDGAQRATYDKIHLFDADIAGLNAYRESATYRGGEQAVTADLGEFRLGFSICYDMRFPRLYNALANSGATLMAVPAAFTVPTGQAHWHVLLRARAIETGSYVIAAAQGGHHANGRATYGHSLIVDPWGKIIAELDHDRPGVLVADIDAAAVAEARRRVPALANARDFAVPDLHR; encoded by the coding sequence ATGAGAATTGCCGCCATCCAGATGTGCTCGGGGCTCGACCCCGCGGCCAATCTCGCCGCGCTCGAGCCTTTGCTGGCCGAGGCGGCTGGGCAGGGCGTCGACTATGTGCTGACGCCCGAAGTCACGATGATCTTTCCGGAGGACCGGGAGCAGTTGCGATCGGTAGCGGCGCCCTTTGAGGGGCATCCGCAGCTTGCCCTGGTGGGCAGGTTGGCGCGGCAGCACGGCATATTCGTGCAGATCGGGTCCTTGCCCATTCCGCTTGAAGATGGGCGGTTCGCCAATCGCTCGGTGCTGTTCGGGCCGGACGGGGCGCAGCGCGCCACCTATGACAAGATTCACCTGTTCGATGCCGATATCGCCGGGCTCAATGCCTATCGGGAAAGCGCTACCTATAGGGGTGGCGAACAGGCGGTGACGGCCGATCTAGGCGAGTTTAGGCTCGGCTTTTCCATCTGTTATGACATGCGCTTTCCGCGCCTTTACAATGCCTTGGCCAATAGTGGCGCAACGCTGATGGCAGTGCCGGCGGCCTTTACCGTGCCCACGGGGCAGGCGCATTGGCATGTGCTCTTGCGCGCCCGCGCCATCGAGACCGGCTCCTACGTTATTGCTGCTGCGCAGGGCGGGCATCACGCCAATGGCCGGGCTACCTATGGGCATTCGCTGATCGTGGACCCCTGGGGCAAGATCATTGCCGAGCTGGACCATGACCGGCCCGGTGTGCTGGTGGCGGATATCGACGCCGCCGCGGTGGCCGAGGCGCGCCGCCGCGTGCCGGCATTGGCCAATGCGCGCGATTTTGCGGTGCCCGATTTGCACCGCTAA
- the grxC gene encoding glutaredoxin 3 — MAKVEIYTTPTCPYCHAAKALLREKGVDYTEITVLDPDLRETMTQRAHGRRTVPQIFIDEMHVGGYDDMAALDRRGGLDPMLAG, encoded by the coding sequence ATGGCCAAGGTTGAAATCTATACCACTCCCACCTGCCCCTATTGCCACGCCGCCAAGGCGCTGTTGCGTGAGAAAGGCGTGGATTACACAGAGATCACCGTGCTCGACCCCGACCTGCGCGAGACAATGACTCAGCGCGCGCATGGACGCCGCACGGTCCCGCAGATCTTCATCGATGAAATGCATGTGGGCGGCTATGACGATATGGCGGCGCTCGACCGGCGCGGCGGCCTGGACCCGATGCTGGCGGGGTAG
- a CDS encoding ComF family protein produces the protein MGNMGLMETGAGEVKDIGNGARLRQMLAGLGAGLLDLVYPPGCAACKAPLVSRDGLCPQCFASLKQISAPLCPVLGIPFETDPGPQALSAEALADPPPFDRARAAVAYSEIAGTLVSRLKYGDRPELARFCAGLMAAAGRDFWDDGPVLVPVPLHVSRLRFRRYNQSMLLALELGRLTGCVVDPHLVRRQKKTRQQVGLSGDGRLRNVQGAFSVHPLFMERLQDRPLVLVDDVYTTGATVKAVTRVLKRAGAREVNIVTFARVVIGEDLPI, from the coding sequence ATGGGCAATATGGGTCTTATGGAGACCGGGGCCGGGGAAGTCAAAGACATTGGGAATGGGGCGCGGCTGCGGCAGATGCTGGCCGGGCTGGGCGCCGGGCTGCTCGATCTGGTCTATCCGCCCGGATGCGCTGCCTGCAAGGCGCCGCTTGTGAGCCGGGACGGATTGTGCCCGCAATGTTTTGCCAGCCTCAAGCAGATCAGCGCGCCGCTTTGTCCGGTGCTGGGCATTCCCTTCGAGACCGATCCCGGTCCCCAGGCGCTGTCGGCCGAAGCCCTTGCCGATCCGCCGCCCTTTGACCGGGCCCGCGCGGCTGTGGCCTACAGCGAGATTGCCGGCACGCTGGTCAGCCGGCTCAAATATGGCGACCGGCCTGAACTGGCGCGGTTTTGCGCTGGGCTGATGGCGGCGGCCGGTCGTGATTTCTGGGATGACGGGCCGGTTCTGGTGCCTGTGCCGCTGCATGTCAGCCGGCTGCGGTTTCGCCGTTATAACCAATCCATGCTGCTGGCGCTCGAACTGGGGCGGCTGACCGGTTGTGTGGTCGATCCGCATCTGGTGCGGCGCCAAAAAAAGACGCGACAACAGGTGGGATTGAGTGGGGATGGGCGATTGCGCAATGTGCAGGGCGCTTTTTCTGTTCATCCATTGTTCATGGAGCGGCTCCAGGACCGGCCCCTGGTGCTGGTCGACGATGTCTATACCACCGGCGCCACCGTCAAGGCGGTGACGCGTGTGCTCAAGCGCGCCGGTGCACGCGAGGTCAATATTGTCACCTTTGCCCGCGTTGTCATCGGCGAGGATCTGCCCATATAA
- a CDS encoding methyltransferase domain-containing protein: MTAPPRLFDPAQIARNLRRRPASDNFVRSLVLEDLADRLSTYKRDFTRAILIGPDAQTLPQTLFTANGPVTVQRIEAFSDEDFPPLPQGEQDLIVSLLHLQAVDDVPGHLARLRRLLKPDGLLMAAFLGGESLTELRDAFLAADLEISGGASARVAPMAQVRDAGALLQRAGFALPVADVETHRVRYATPFALMAELKALGASNPLADRPRKFATRSLLAAAAQAYAARDADPDGRVRATLEIIWLAGWVPHESQQKPLRPGSATVSMKDVLGKAEP, translated from the coding sequence ATGACCGCCCCACCGCGCCTGTTCGATCCTGCCCAGATTGCCCGCAATCTCCGCCGCCGCCCGGCCTCGGACAATTTCGTGCGCAGCCTCGTTCTTGAAGACCTGGCGGATCGTCTCAGCACCTATAAACGCGACTTTACCCGCGCCATATTGATCGGGCCGGATGCCCAAACGCTCCCCCAAACCCTGTTCACCGCCAATGGCCCGGTGACAGTGCAACGGATCGAGGCCTTTTCGGACGAGGACTTTCCGCCTCTGCCCCAAGGCGAGCAGGATCTTATTGTGTCGCTGTTGCATCTGCAGGCCGTCGACGACGTGCCCGGCCACCTGGCGCGCCTGCGCCGCCTGCTCAAGCCCGATGGCCTGCTGATGGCGGCCTTTCTCGGTGGCGAAAGCCTGACCGAATTGCGGGACGCCTTTCTGGCGGCCGATCTGGAGATTTCCGGTGGCGCTTCGGCCCGCGTCGCGCCCATGGCGCAGGTGCGCGATGCCGGAGCGCTGCTGCAGCGTGCCGGCTTTGCCCTGCCCGTGGCCGATGTCGAAACCCATCGCGTGCGCTATGCAACGCCTTTTGCGCTGATGGCCGAACTCAAGGCCCTGGGCGCCTCCAATCCGCTGGCCGACCGGCCGCGCAAATTCGCCACCCGCAGCCTGCTTGCCGCCGCCGCCCAGGCCTATGCCGCCCGCGATGCCGATCCCGACGGCCGGGTCCGCGCGACTCTGGAAATCATCTGGCTGGCCGGCTGGGTGCCGCATGAAAGCCAGCAAAAACCTCTCCGGCCCGGCAGCGCCACGGTCAGCATGAAGGACGTTTTGGGCAAGGCAGAGCCATGA
- a CDS encoding glutathione S-transferase family protein produces the protein MTLTIWGRKTSSNVQALMWCIGELGLDYRRHDVGHVHGGNDTPEFLAMNPNGLVPVLRDGNEEPLWETGAILRYLAARYGQETFWPADPVKRASVDKWAEWAKLNVALNFTGPVFWQVVRTAPARRDPAVLAAGLDRLEKHLAIAEAQLSDQTFLADDNFTLADIQFGHVLYRYFDIDIARPTWPAIERYYATLTRRPAFSAHVMVSYDPLRVTE, from the coding sequence ATGACGCTGACCATTTGGGGCCGCAAGACCTCGTCAAATGTGCAGGCGCTGATGTGGTGTATCGGCGAATTGGGGCTCGACTATCGGCGCCACGATGTCGGCCATGTCCATGGCGGCAACGACACGCCCGAATTCCTCGCCATGAATCCCAATGGCCTGGTGCCGGTCCTGCGTGACGGCAACGAGGAGCCGCTATGGGAGACCGGCGCCATTCTGCGCTACCTCGCCGCCCGCTACGGCCAGGAAACCTTCTGGCCCGCCGATCCGGTGAAGCGCGCCAGCGTCGACAAATGGGCTGAATGGGCCAAGCTCAATGTCGCCCTGAACTTTACCGGCCCGGTTTTCTGGCAGGTCGTGCGCACCGCGCCCGCGCGCCGCGACCCGGCAGTGCTGGCCGCAGGCCTTGATCGGCTGGAAAAGCATCTCGCTATCGCCGAAGCGCAACTGAGCGACCAAACCTTCCTTGCGGACGACAATTTCACTCTGGCCGACATCCAGTTCGGCCATGTACTCTACCGCTATTTCGACATCGATATTGCCCGCCCAACCTGGCCGGCGATCGAACGATATTACGCCACCCTGACCCGGAGACCGGCCTTTTCTGCCCATGTCATGGTGTCCTACGACCCTTTGCGCGTGACCGAATGA
- a CDS encoding AAA family ATPase encodes MNAAHLDPLAGHILILSGHPGSGKTTTAEALAHLPGLPKVHLHSDDFWGYIKTGKIDPWLPQSHSQNEMVMEIAAGVAGTYARNGYFVVLDGVIRPWALPAFLTLGLPLHYVVLRISADEAVSRCEERGGDSLTDPIVVRSLHAEFADLGDYERHVLDVGGLDRAEAVAASIAAFASGAYRLNAPPTSTEG; translated from the coding sequence ATGAACGCGGCGCATCTCGATCCCCTTGCCGGCCATATCCTGATCCTGTCCGGCCATCCCGGTTCGGGCAAGACCACCACCGCCGAGGCGCTCGCGCATCTGCCGGGCCTGCCCAAGGTGCATCTGCATTCCGACGATTTCTGGGGCTATATCAAGACCGGCAAGATCGACCCCTGGCTGCCGCAATCGCACAGCCAGAACGAGATGGTCATGGAGATTGCCGCGGGCGTTGCGGGCACCTATGCCCGCAACGGCTATTTCGTGGTGCTCGATGGCGTCATCCGGCCCTGGGCCCTGCCGGCCTTCCTGACGCTCGGCCTGCCGCTCCACTATGTGGTGCTGCGCATCTCGGCCGATGAGGCGGTGTCGCGCTGCGAGGAGCGCGGTGGCGACAGCCTCACAGACCCCATTGTGGTCCGGTCCCTGCACGCCGAATTCGCCGATCTGGGCGATTATGAGCGCCATGTGCTGGACGTGGGCGGGCTGGATCGCGCCGAGGCGGTCGCGGCGTCGATTGCGGCTTTCGCCTCTGGAGCCTATCGGCTCAATGCGCCGCCGACTTCGACAGAAGGTTGA
- a CDS encoding SMR family transporter, with amino-acid sequence MSNYVFLAIAIIAEVIATSALKASQSFTQVLPSILVIVGYGVAFYCLSLTLRTIPVGIAYAIWSGAGIVLVSLIGFAFYGQKLDVWAIVGIGLIIAGVMVINLLSKSAAH; translated from the coding sequence ATGTCCAATTATGTGTTTCTCGCCATCGCCATCATCGCCGAGGTGATTGCCACCAGCGCCCTCAAGGCATCGCAGAGCTTTACGCAAGTGCTGCCGTCGATTCTGGTGATCGTGGGCTATGGCGTGGCCTTCTACTGCCTTTCGCTGACGCTCAGGACGATCCCTGTCGGCATTGCCTATGCCATCTGGTCGGGCGCCGGCATCGTGCTTGTCTCGCTGATCGGCTTTGCTTTTTACGGCCAGAAGCTCGATGTCTGGGCCATTGTCGGCATTGGGCTGATCATTGCCGGGGTGATGGTCATCAACCTTCTGTCGAAGTCGGCGGCGCATTGA
- a CDS encoding CarD family transcriptional regulator: MVAKKQQQRLGFKTGEHVVYPAHGVGMIVAIEEQEVAGLTLELFVISFEQDKLTLRVPVAKVKSVGMRKLAEDDEVQKALDTVTGRARVKRTMWSRRAQEYEAKINSGDLIAISEVVRDLYRSEEQPEQSYSERQLFEQAMDRMSREIGAVRKLTLTEAVQLIEKQLAKSPKRTKADAAEAESDEEAA, encoded by the coding sequence ATGGTAGCCAAGAAGCAGCAGCAGCGGCTTGGGTTCAAGACGGGCGAGCATGTCGTCTATCCGGCCCATGGCGTCGGTATGATCGTCGCCATTGAAGAGCAGGAAGTCGCTGGCCTGACCCTCGAGCTGTTCGTGATCAGCTTCGAGCAGGACAAGCTGACCCTTCGCGTACCTGTCGCCAAAGTGAAATCGGTCGGCATGCGCAAGCTGGCTGAGGACGACGAGGTCCAAAAGGCTCTCGACACGGTCACCGGCCGTGCCCGCGTCAAGCGCACCATGTGGTCGCGCCGTGCCCAGGAATATGAAGCCAAGATCAATTCGGGCGATCTGATCGCCATTTCCGAAGTGGTCCGTGATCTCTACCGTTCCGAAGAACAGCCCGAGCAGTCCTATTCGGAACGCCAGCTGTTCGAGCAGGCCATGGACCGCATGAGCCGCGAAATCGGCGCGGTGCGCAAGCTGACCCTCACCGAAGCGGTGCAGCTCATCGAAAAGCAGCTCGCCAAGAGCCCGAAGCGCACCAAGGCCGATGCCGCCGAAGCCGAAAGCGACGAAGAGGCGGCATAA